CTCACATCCATCAACCGTGTTGTAAGTACCCTCAGCTCTTGATAAAAATATAGAGTGAGAACAAAAACTTTTCTCCTTATTTATATAGGTCTTTTTGCAACAACATTAACTTCGTGCGCGACGTCAGAAAAAGATGAGGGTAAAGCTGCCTTATATCTACAAATTGGAAACGATCTTCTCGCGCAAAATAATTATCCCGAAGCTCTCACCAATCTTCTACAAGCTGAACGGTTTGCCCCCGATAATCCTGTTGTTTTAAATTCTTTAGGAATGCTTTATTTTGCTAGAGAAAAATACACAACAGCTGCAGATTATATTCAGAGATCTTTGAAGGCAGAACCAAGATACACAGATGCCCGTACAAATCTAGGCCGCGTTTACATTGCCCAAGGCAAATATAACAAAGCGATCATAGAAATCAAAACAGCCCTTAAAGATTTAACTTACAATCAGCCAGAAAAAGTACAAACAAACTTAGGTTTAGCATACTTGAGAAAAAATAATTATCTTGCTGCCAAAGAACAACTTCACTCTGCGATCAAGCTAAACAAAGATTATTGTCCTGCCTACAATTACTATGGACAAACTTTGATGAAGCTTAAAGATTACGACTCTGCTGGAGGAGTATTTGATCGTGGCATTAAAGTGTGCCAGAATAACCCTGAAGAGGTACATTTTTTAAGTGGTTTAAGTTATTACCAGATGGGAAGAAAAGAAATGGCCTTAGTTCGCTTGAGAGAAGTTTCAAAACTTTATCCTGCAAGTGAATATGCAGAGAAATCTCGCTCACTGCTTAAAGTGATTGAACAGGATAAGAAATGAAAGAAATTGGAAACCAACTCAAAGAAGCTAGAGAAAAAAAGAAATTATCCATTCACGATGTAGCCATCGCGACTAAAATAAATAACAAGATCATTACTGCCATTGAAAATGGTGACGAAGATACGCTTCCTGCAAAACCTTTCTTAAGAGGGTTTGTGCAAACTTACGCAAGATATTTAGAACTCAATGTTGACGATGTCATGAAGAGGTTTCTTGAAGCTCATGGGTCTACAAAACCAAAGCCCCAAATTACGGAAGACGGAACTTCATCTCAAGTTTCTCATGAAGAAGTTCAAAACAAATTTGAAATGTACAAAAAGATCGCTTACACAGTTGCAGCTATCGTTGCAATTGTATTTATCTACTTTATTCAAAAAGTTGTTAGCAAATATGAGCAAGAATCAAAAATTGCTAAAGAACAAAAAGAAGTCGTTAAATCTCAACTTCCCACCGAAATTGTCGAGACTCCTGCTACCCCAACTACGGAAGGTCCTATAAATGATCCTAACACTGCAGTCACAACACCTGCAGAAGTCAAAACGGACATCAAACCTATCGAAGTAAAACCAGAAGAAACAAAGCCTGAGGAGAAAAAACCAGAACCCAAACTCGTTGAAGCCATAAAACCTCCGCTCTCTCCAACTCCACTTGTAACAGCACCAGCTGCTCCCGTTATTCCACCAAAACCCAGTGCTCCTGCCGTGGTCGCTCCTTTAAATCCGATTGAGATAAAGCCTGCGGAAGTAAAACCCGTGGAAGAGAAAAAAATTGTCGCTGGTAAACCTCAACAGCTTATTATCGAGGCTTTAGATAATGTAGAAATTAGATATTCTAAAGACGGCGAAAGTGAGCGCACAGTAAAGCTCAAGCCCGAACAATTCTTAACAATCAAAGCGGGCACAAAGATCAACCTTAACGTGAGTGATAGCGGAGCTATCAACATCATTCACAACGGGAGAGACAAAGGAGTTCCAGGGAATTTGGGGCAACCTACTAAGATCAGTTATCCGTGAAAAAGTTATTTGTCTTTAGCATTTTTGTACTCGCCTTTCTACTCTATGGAATATTCTTAAGCCTCTATCAGTTTAAAATTGTGGTGCCCGAGATCAATTCCAAAAATCCTCCAGGATATTATGATTACCGTGGTGTCACGAATGTCCACTCTAACGCAAGCACAGGTAGTGCCGGCTATAGCGACGTACTTCAATACGCAAAAAATTCTAAGTTAGATTGGATTATTTTAACAGAAGTAAACCTACCTTCCCGTCCAGAATTTATTGAAGGTTATTTTCAAGATATGCTGGTGCTAACAGGTGGAGAATATTCTTATTTTGATTCTCGTCTCCTTTATTACGGAGCAAGAAATAATGACGAGCCCCCTGCTGGGCAATCTCAGACTCAAGTTTTCTTTGCAGATATTTTATCTCAGAGCCAAAGACCCCAAAATGATTTTATTGTACTCGCCCATCCCTACTACTCGAGATACAATTGGAAAAATGACTATCCGATTGGTCTTAACGGTGTAGAGGTTATCAATCTAAAAAGTGTGTTGGATAAAACTTGGAAAGAAGCAAAAACTAGAACTCTTATGAGTTTAGTACTTTACTCTTTTAATCCCAGCATGGCTTTCTTGAGTATTTATTCAAATCCCGAAGATGAATTGGCACTTTGGGATCAGTTGAACAAAAAACAAAAGATAGTTGGTTTTGCTGGAAACGACACAACCGCCAGAGTTCCAATCTCAGATGAGAAATATTTAAAATTCCCGAGCTATGAAACTTCTTTTGGACTCCTAAGCAATCACGTCCTCTTAAATACTGAACTCACCGGCGATTACAAAAAAGACAAACAAAAAATTTTCAAAGCTCTAAGAGATGGACAGTTCTATATGTCTTTGGATTTTTTGGGCTCACCTAAAGGATTTTATGTAGAAATTCGCGATGGGGAAAAAGATTATCCACTCGGTTCAGAGGTTATTCTCAAAAAAGATTTAAAACTCATTATTGAATTACCGCAGGGAATGAAGGCTCCATTCCAAATCACCATTAAAAAAGATGGAGAAAATTATTCTTCTTCAACGTCTCTCAAAACAGTTCTAAACATTTCAACTCCAGGAGCCTACAGAATTGAAGTGCGCGTAAATCCGAAACTTCCAATCCCTAGAGGAAATAGATGGGTTCCGTGGATTTACACCAACAATATAATTGTAAAAGAAAATTAAAAACTAAGTAGATCTAGCTGTTTGTGAGTTCTCTCAATTTGAGGAAACTTAAGGGGTTTACCGCTCAATTGCATCAACGTTTCAAGTGATGGCATTTGGTTGTTCACCGTCATTCTTTGAATGATGTTATTGAACAAGTGTCCGCAATAAGTAGCATCGTGCTGAGCTCTATGGAAAACTTCTGTATTGATTTTTAAATGCTGAACAATTGTTCCAAGTTTATAATTCATTAAACCTGGAATTGTTTTTCTAGAGAGCGCTAAAGTATCTAAAACAAAACCTTTGGGTGCACGAGATTCATGCTTTTGAATATCCGCCGCCAAGAATTGAAAATCGAAGTTGGCATTATGGGCAACGATGATGTCGTCGGCACAAAAATCTGCAAAAGAATCCAATAGCGCATCTATACCAGGCTTATCTTGAACCATTTCTGGTGTAATTCCTGTGATTCTTTGAACTTCCTCGGGAATAGATCTTTTAGGATTAACTAATGTTGAAAATAAACCCGCAGGTTCTCCATCAATAAATTTAACAGCAGCAATTTCTGTAATTTGATCAACACCCGCAATAAAGCCAGTCGTTTCTAAATCGAAAGAAATAAAGTTCACAAACGCACCCCTAATAAAAAAGACATTAAAATCTATAGTATGTTCTTTCAAGTTTTTTGATCTCAAGTCACATTTTTTCAAAGCTAGGCGTCATATATTTTTGTATAAACAAGCCAAACATGGCATATATTTGCTTATGAGCCAGCAAATAACCATCGTTAACGACGATTTAGACCTCTCTTTTAAGAACGAAGCCTCTATCCTTGAACTCTTACTTAAGCATGACATCAATATTGATCATTCTTGTGGCGGCATGGGAAGCTGTGGAACTTGCCGTATTTTAGTAAAATCTGATCTTAAAGTTTTGCCCGAGAGAAATGAAGTTGAACTAGAGCGTGCCGAGGATTTGCAATTTGAAGCTGACGAGAGACTTGCTTGTCAGCTTTGTCCTTTAAATAATCTAAAGATTGAGATTCCTTAGTTTTGCGGAATGAATTTTACTTTTAATAGTGGTGACATTTTTTGAATGTCATCGATTTCCACCACTGATTTTTTCCATTCATTCTTAGCTACCATTTTCTTTTTCACAGAGCTTGTCTTTCTTTTTTGCTCTTCTTTACTTACGCAAGAAAGAAAATATTGATGGTAAGAAGATTCAGACAAAACCAATTCGCTAGTCTCACCTCTATATCCCACAACCGTTAAAACGGTGTTCGACGTTAGATCACTAAACTTAGTTTTATCAAAAGTTGTTGATAGGCTACATCTTTTTACAGGTGAAAGCTCAATATTGATTTGATTGTCTTTTTCAGTGAAGTGTTTTGCCGAAGTGAATATGAGTTCCGTTCCGCTCGGTACAAAGTTTGAGTGCGGAGAAACCTCTGTTGGATTTGAGTTATTAAGAACTTTCCATTTTGCTTTAGGTTCTTTAATCTGTGTAGTGGTGCAACCCACCAAATATATAGCAACTAGTATAACAAATAGTTTAGACATAAAATCCCCTCTTAATATTTATTATACGTATAGAAATTAAATTTTCCAAGTGATTGGATATCGTCGTCCAGTGCCAAAGGCATGATCGCTCACCTTTAAAATAGGAGCTGCCTGCCACCGTTTAAATTCAGCTCTCATTATTCGGTTAAAAATATCTTTTTCGAAATCGTTCTTAGGAGGTTCACAATTAACTATGAACTTTTCTACTAATTTATCTAGAACAGGGTACGGAGGAAGCGAATCCTGATCCTTTTGATTTTCTCTAAGCTCTGCAGTTGGAGCTCTTGTGATGATTTCTTCAGGAATAATTTGAGAATTCTTGTTGTAATGGTGTGACAAATCATAAACCTGCCCCTTTAGTAGGTCTCCGATTGGGGCAAGACCACCACACATATCTCCATACAGGGTTGAGTAGCCCATGGCATATTCCGATTTATTTCCTGTCGTAAGTAAAAGACTATTTGTTGCATTAGAATAAGCCATCAAAGTCATACCGCGAAGTCGTGACTGGAGATTCTCGTGCATAAGACCAAATTCTTTTACACCCAAACTTACTTCGAACTCATCGATAGCCGTTCTGTAGATGCCATTGATATCAACATTTGTGAACTGGCACTTTAAATTTTGAGCAAGCTGCAAAGCCAAGTCAAAACTCACCTGAGAACTGAATGGACCAGGAAGCGCAATGGTAGTTACACGATTAGGGCCCAAAGCATCACAAGCTAGGCATGCGACAAGAGCCGAATCAATTCCGCCACTCAGCCCTAGGTGAATTTTCTTAAACCCATTCTTATTACAATAATCTTTGATTCCTAAAACTAGGGCATTCCTGAGCTTCACTATTTCGATCTCAGATGGCAGGCGGCTTCCACTTTTTTTGTTTTTGAAATCAATAACGCTGAGATCTTCCTCAAAAAATAAACTTTGCGAAAGGACTTTCCCTTTTCCGTCTACGGAAAAGCTTCCTCCATCAAAAATAATTTCATCTTGGCCGCCCACTTGGTTAACATAAACCATAGGAACTTTGAAGTATGACGCCGTTTTCGCCACAACTTTTTTTCTCTTTTCAGATTTATTGATGGCATAGGGTGATGCAGAAATATTTAATATATAATCGGGTTTTAATTTTTTTAGACCTTCTAGGGGATTCTTGGGATAGCGAGTTCCTATCCAAGCATCTCCCCAACCCCAAATGTCTTCACAAATTGTAACTAAGAATTTTTTGCCTTTGAATTTTAAAATCCCTTTTGAAAGACTGCCTCTTTCAAATTGCCTGACCTCTTCAAAAACATCGTAATTGGGCAAAAGTTCTTTGTGGAATACTTTTTCTTTCTTTCCTCTTTCTAGAAAAACTGCCGAGTTGTGATAGTACTTTCCCTTTTTTCCAGGATTCACCGTTACCGCGCCAAATAGAATCCCAATTCCCGATGGAATATTCTTTTTTAGTTTTGCTATATATTTGATTTGTTCTTGAACAAGTTCTTTTCTTTCAAGAAGATCAGATG
The window above is part of the Bdellovibrionota bacterium genome. Proteins encoded here:
- a CDS encoding 3'-5' exonuclease, yielding MNFISFDLETTGFIAGVDQITEIAAVKFIDGEPAGLFSTLVNPKRSIPEEVQRITGITPEMVQDKPGIDALLDSFADFCADDIIVAHNANFDFQFLAADIQKHESRAPKGFVLDTLALSRKTIPGLMNYKLGTIVQHLKINTEVFHRAQHDATYCGHLFNNIIQRMTVNNQMPSLETLMQLSGKPLKFPQIERTHKQLDLLSF
- a CDS encoding helix-turn-helix domain-containing protein produces the protein MKEIGNQLKEAREKKKLSIHDVAIATKINNKIITAIENGDEDTLPAKPFLRGFVQTYARYLELNVDDVMKRFLEAHGSTKPKPQITEDGTSSQVSHEEVQNKFEMYKKIAYTVAAIVAIVFIYFIQKVVSKYEQESKIAKEQKEVVKSQLPTEIVETPATPTTEGPINDPNTAVTTPAEVKTDIKPIEVKPEETKPEEKKPEPKLVEAIKPPLSPTPLVTAPAAPVIPPKPSAPAVVAPLNPIEIKPAEVKPVEEKKIVAGKPQQLIIEALDNVEIRYSKDGESERTVKLKPEQFLTIKAGTKINLNVSDSGAINIIHNGRDKGVPGNLGQPTKISYP
- a CDS encoding 2Fe-2S iron-sulfur cluster-binding protein, producing MSQQITIVNDDLDLSFKNEASILELLLKHDINIDHSCGGMGSCGTCRILVKSDLKVLPERNEVELERAEDLQFEADERLACQLCPLNNLKIEIP
- a CDS encoding tetratricopeptide repeat protein, with the translated sequence MRTKTFLLIYIGLFATTLTSCATSEKDEGKAALYLQIGNDLLAQNNYPEALTNLLQAERFAPDNPVVLNSLGMLYFAREKYTTAADYIQRSLKAEPRYTDARTNLGRVYIAQGKYNKAIIEIKTALKDLTYNQPEKVQTNLGLAYLRKNNYLAAKEQLHSAIKLNKDYCPAYNYYGQTLMKLKDYDSAGGVFDRGIKVCQNNPEEVHFLSGLSYYQMGRKEMALVRLREVSKLYPASEYAEKSRSLLKVIEQDKK
- a CDS encoding NAD+ synthase; this encodes MRIATAQINTHIANFEQNYQKIIEYSNKAKDQKCDLVLFPELALFGYWPSDLLERKELVQEQIKYIAKLKKNIPSGIGILFGAVTVNPGKKGKYYHNSAVFLERGKKEKVFHKELLPNYDVFEEVRQFERGSLSKGILKFKGKKFLVTICEDIWGWGDAWIGTRYPKNPLEGLKKLKPDYILNISASPYAINKSEKRKKVVAKTASYFKVPMVYVNQVGGQDEIIFDGGSFSVDGKGKVLSQSLFFEEDLSVIDFKNKKSGSRLPSEIEIVKLRNALVLGIKDYCNKNGFKKIHLGLSGGIDSALVACLACDALGPNRVTTIALPGPFSSQVSFDLALQLAQNLKCQFTNVDINGIYRTAIDEFEVSLGVKEFGLMHENLQSRLRGMTLMAYSNATNSLLLTTGNKSEYAMGYSTLYGDMCGGLAPIGDLLKGQVYDLSHHYNKNSQIIPEEIITRAPTAELRENQKDQDSLPPYPVLDKLVEKFIVNCEPPKNDFEKDIFNRIMRAEFKRWQAAPILKVSDHAFGTGRRYPITWKI